DNA sequence from the Anaerobacillus alkaliphilus genome:
ACGAAATCGTCTTGCAAGAGATCTGCATGATTCCGTAAACCAACTTCTCTTTTCTATTATCCTAACAGCTAGGGGAACTAGAGAAATGTCTAAAGATCAAGAAGTAAAAGAAATGCTATCTTACATACAGGAATTATCCCAAGAAGCTTTACATGAAATGAAAGCTCTTATTTGGCAATTACGACCTCAAGGCTTGGAAAATGGAATTGTGAGTGCACTCAAAAATTACAGTAATGTATTAGGTTTAAATGTCACAATTGAAGTTGAAGGAAATGTAGATATACCTGCTAAAATAGAAGAAACTCTTTGGAGAATAGGACAAGAAGCTCTTAATAATTGTAGGAAGCATGCAAATACGAAAGACTCCTTTATCGCTTTGAAAGTGAAAGATGACCAAGTTGTTATGAAAATTAAAGATAAAGGGTGTGGCTTTCATTATGAGCCAGGTGTGGCTCTACCATCTCTTGGATTGTTGAATATGAAAGAACGAGCTGAAATGCAAGGTGGTACATTTCACTTAGAAAGTGAAGTAGGGAAAGGTTCAACTGTTCGAATAGAAATTCCGATAAAGGAGTGAGTATGGATGTTTATAAAAGTATTAATTGCCGAAGACCACAATGTTGTTCGAAAAGGTTTGGTCTTCTTTTTAAAAACACAGAAGAATATCACGATCGTGGGAGAAGCCAAAAATGGGTTAGAGGCTATAAGGCTAGCGGAGGAGTTACAGCCCGATCTAGTTTTAATGGATGTAATAATGCCAGAAATGGATGGTATTGAAGCAACAAAGATTATTAAACAGAGATGGCCGCTAATAAAAATACTGATGCTTACAAGCATGTCAGATCAAGAGCACGTCATACCAGCGATAAGAGCAGGTGCAGACGGCTATCAGTTAAAAGACGTAGAACCTGATGAGTTAGTATGTTCTATTTATGGTGTAGTAAAGGGAGAAAGTAGACTAAACGCGAAAGTTACGTCTCATATGATGTCCTATCTAAGCGGTGAAAAAAGTGAAACTGAAACGTCCCTCTCGGAATTAACGAAGCGTGAGAGAGAAGTGTTAGCCGAAATCGCTAAAGGCAAAAGCAATAAAGAAATAGCGGCTAGCTTGTTTATCACCGAAAAAACCGTCAAAACCCATGTTTCAAACATACTAGCAAAATTAGATTTGCATGACCGGACTCAAGCAGCCCTTTACGCAGTTAAGAATGGACTCTAGTCTCTACATCTAAAGTCTGAGTTTGGACGGAAAAATGTAAGGCTATTTATTGAGTGTAAGTTCAAACTTAGCTCCGATTTAGGGAACTTCATAATCTCCTATACTAACATTAGAAGTAACAAACCAAAGGAGAGATTATGATGAAGCTACTTGTTATAAGTGGAGGCCCTAGAAGTTTCGGACGTTCAAAAATTGTTGCAAATTTTATTGCAAATAAATATGGTATAGAGTTAATTGATTTAAGTAACAGTCTGATCCCATTATATGATGGAACTATCGAACAAAATGAATTAGATGCCGTTCAATTGTGGCGGGAGAAAGTTAAAGCAGCTAATGGTGTACTAGTGATTA
Encoded proteins:
- a CDS encoding response regulator: MFIKVLIAEDHNVVRKGLVFFLKTQKNITIVGEAKNGLEAIRLAEELQPDLVLMDVIMPEMDGIEATKIIKQRWPLIKILMLTSMSDQEHVIPAIRAGADGYQLKDVEPDELVCSIYGVVKGESRLNAKVTSHMMSYLSGEKSETETSLSELTKREREVLAEIAKGKSNKEIAASLFITEKTVKTHVSNILAKLDLHDRTQAALYAVKNGL
- a CDS encoding GAF domain-containing sensor histidine kinase; protein product: MPTNEQIKQLQTLKTIAEKLNEANDMKTMLEEVMSELLPLISMDTGWIFLVDKDGQYELATDKNLPPALARDTKRPMCEGVCWCLNKYLDGRLEGAVNMIECQRIEEAIENNCGETNGITHHATVPLKVGNERFGLLNVAATNKTHFTDEELALLESVAFQIGAAIKRIKLAENEQSMALITERNRLARDLHDSVNQLLFSIILTARGTREMSKDQEVKEMLSYIQELSQEALHEMKALIWQLRPQGLENGIVSALKNYSNVLGLNVTIEVEGNVDIPAKIEETLWRIGQEALNNCRKHANTKDSFIALKVKDDQVVMKIKDKGCGFHYEPGVALPSLGLLNMKERAEMQGGTFHLESEVGKGSTVRIEIPIKE